From the genome of Halorussus caseinilyticus, one region includes:
- a CDS encoding Lrp/AsnC family transcriptional regulator, translating to MELDDTDRAILEALQEDARTPFSEIARRIDMSSATVHDRVNRMEDAGVIEGYHAKVNPKALDYGISAIVGLQVEQGQEQDTLGRLEDIPGVQQVHLTTGSWDVLMRVYAEDADRLRELMFENVAQMDGFARSQTMVILGTPYETEELPIDESEI from the coding sequence ATGGAACTCGATGATACCGACCGCGCAATCTTGGAAGCACTGCAGGAAGATGCGAGAACTCCGTTCAGTGAAATTGCACGCCGAATCGACATGTCGAGTGCGACAGTTCACGACCGCGTGAACCGAATGGAGGACGCTGGCGTTATCGAAGGCTATCACGCGAAGGTTAATCCGAAAGCTCTCGACTACGGAATCTCCGCTATCGTGGGTCTACAGGTCGAACAAGGACAAGAGCAAGACACGCTCGGCCGACTCGAAGATATTCCCGGCGTACAGCAAGTCCACCTCACCACCGGGTCGTGGGACGTACTCATGCGCGTCTACGCCGAAGACGCCGACCGCCTCCGCGAACTCATGTTCGAGAACGTCGCCCAGATGGACGGGTTCGCCCGTTCCCAGACGATGGTCATCCTCGGCACACCCTACGAGACCGAAGAACTCCCGATAGACGAGAGCGAAATCTAA
- a CDS encoding inositol monophosphatase family protein, with amino-acid sequence MTDDAEERLAVAERAASAGSRVAAESFRQGIEVETKSEKTDVVTEADRQTQRRVIEVIREEYVEDAIVGEEEDELKEVPDEGPAWVIDPIDGTNNYVRSIPVWATCVAAVRDGEPVAAVNDCPALGETFVAGPDGVRRDGEPVSVSERTDPETFTVAPTIWWGFDRRDEYAAVCRELVERFADIRRFGSAQVTLGMVAAGSLEGAVSNVDPNPWDTVAGVHMVRQAGGTVTDLHGDPWRHDSESLVASNGEAHDELVAALQNVA; translated from the coding sequence ATGACCGACGACGCCGAAGAACGCCTCGCAGTGGCAGAGCGCGCCGCGAGCGCCGGAAGTCGAGTCGCGGCCGAGAGCTTCAGACAGGGCATCGAAGTCGAGACCAAATCAGAGAAGACCGACGTAGTGACCGAGGCCGACCGCCAGACTCAGCGTCGGGTCATCGAGGTCATCCGCGAGGAGTACGTCGAGGACGCCATCGTCGGCGAGGAGGAAGACGAGTTGAAGGAGGTCCCCGACGAGGGACCGGCGTGGGTCATCGACCCCATCGACGGCACGAACAACTACGTCCGGTCGATTCCCGTCTGGGCGACTTGCGTGGCCGCGGTTCGGGACGGCGAACCCGTCGCGGCGGTCAACGACTGCCCGGCGCTGGGCGAGACGTTCGTCGCGGGTCCCGACGGGGTTCGGCGCGACGGCGAACCCGTCTCGGTCAGCGAGCGGACCGACCCCGAGACGTTCACCGTCGCGCCCACCATCTGGTGGGGGTTCGACCGGCGCGACGAGTACGCCGCGGTGTGCCGGGAACTCGTCGAGCGATTCGCCGACATCCGGCGGTTCGGGTCGGCGCAGGTCACCCTCGGCATGGTCGCCGCCGGGTCGCTCGAAGGCGCGGTATCGAACGTGGACCCCAACCCGTGGGACACCGTGGCGGGCGTCCACATGGTCCGGCAGGCGGGCGGCACCGTGACCGACCTCCACGGCGACCCGTGGCGACACGACTCCGAGAGCCTCGTCGCTTCGAACGGCGAGGCCCACGACGAACTGGTTGCCGCGCTCCAAAACGTCGCCTGA